One stretch of Methanofastidiosum sp. DNA includes these proteins:
- the proC gene encoding pyrroline-5-carboxylate reductase translates to MKKINMFEIGIVGAGKIGSGIIKGLIEKKALKGENIILNDVSENILNPIKSEYGINISLDNKDVFSSSKVIIVAIKPNLIATVLGSVKDLNLGGKLVISVAAGVPIRFIENIIPNVAVIRVMPNISLSIGFSPSCYSLGKHVAKENEEQFVDIFKNLGSVIKVDESKMDAVTGLSGSGPAYVFSFLKALTEGGIKAGLSEEISRKLSLDTLYGAVLMASSTDKSFEELINMVKTPGGTTEKGLLKLEEYLMEKGITEAVIKATERSKELGEVYGKC, encoded by the coding sequence ATGAAAAAAATCAATATGTTTGAAATAGGTATAGTTGGGGCCGGGAAAATTGGTAGCGGCATAATAAAAGGTCTAATTGAGAAAAAGGCACTCAAAGGGGAAAATATTATCCTAAATGATGTTTCAGAAAACATATTAAATCCAATTAAAAGTGAATATGGAATAAATATATCGTTAGATAATAAAGATGTTTTTTCATCTTCTAAAGTAATTATAGTGGCTATAAAGCCTAATTTAATTGCCACAGTACTTGGAAGTGTCAAAGACTTAAACTTAGGTGGAAAACTCGTAATTTCTGTTGCTGCAGGAGTTCCTATAAGATTTATTGAAAATATTATCCCAAATGTGGCAGTTATCCGAGTCATGCCAAATATTTCACTCTCTATTGGTTTCTCACCATCCTGTTATTCACTAGGGAAACATGTGGCTAAAGAAAATGAAGAGCAATTCGTAGATATTTTCAAGAATCTTGGTTCAGTTATCAAAGTCGATGAAAGTAAGATGGACGCCGTTACTGGGTTATCTGGATCTGGTCCTGCATATGTTTTTTCATTTCTAAAGGCATTGACTGAGGGCGGAATAAAAGCTGGATTATCTGAAGAGATTTCTAGAAAACTTTCTTTGGATACCTTATATGGGGCAGTTTTAATGGCATCTTCAACTGACAAGAGCTTTGAAGAGTTAATAAATATGGTAAAAACACCTGGCGGCACAACTGAAAAAGGATTACTGAAACTTGAAGAGTATCTGATGGAAAAAGGGATAACAGAAGCAGTTATAAAAGCCACAGAAAGGTCAAAAGAATTGGGGGAAGTATATGGAAAGTGTTAA
- a CDS encoding glutamate-5-semialdehyde dehydrogenase, with protein MESVKDKAILVKEAFIKLSNANTNDKNEALLLMAKSLDKNRKKILEANSFDIAEAKKLFQKGELTESLVKRLEVTDSKINDMISGIKDVAKLEDPVGKTLSGIELDSGLDLYQIAVPIGVIGMVFESRPDVVPQIISLALKSGNGVLLKGGKESVKTNRAIYEVLIGSIKNKSIPKNAFQLLEKREDVTEMLKLDKYIDLIIPRGSNDFVRFVQSNTKIPVLGHADGICHAYVDKKYSEEKALDVCFDAKVQYPAVCNAIETLLVHEKSAKKFLPKIGKMYKESNVEMRCCEQSYEILKDLKVKKAKEKDWATEYNDLIIAIKIVKSLEDAVSHINKYGSHHTDTIITEDKKASKYFLNFVDSSSVMLNASTRFADGFRYGKGAEIGISTGKIHARGPTGMEGMLIYKYVLLGNGHKVSDYVGENAKVYTHKKIDKKFNESLK; from the coding sequence ATGGAAAGTGTTAAGGATAAGGCCATTTTGGTAAAAGAAGCTTTCATCAAACTATCCAACGCTAATACGAATGATAAAAATGAAGCATTACTTCTTATGGCAAAATCGCTTGACAAGAACAGAAAAAAGATTTTAGAAGCCAATAGTTTTGATATTGCCGAAGCTAAAAAACTCTTTCAAAAAGGAGAATTGACAGAATCTCTTGTAAAAAGGCTTGAGGTGACTGATTCAAAAATAAATGATATGATTAGCGGTATTAAAGATGTGGCAAAGCTAGAAGATCCAGTTGGGAAAACTCTTAGCGGAATTGAACTCGATTCTGGGCTGGATCTCTACCAGATTGCCGTACCAATAGGCGTAATTGGGATGGTATTTGAATCAAGGCCTGATGTAGTACCACAAATAATATCTCTTGCACTCAAAAGTGGGAATGGGGTTTTATTAAAGGGGGGCAAGGAATCAGTGAAAACAAATAGGGCAATTTATGAAGTTTTGATTGGCTCTATTAAAAATAAATCAATTCCAAAAAATGCATTCCAGCTGTTAGAAAAAAGGGAAGATGTAACTGAAATGTTAAAACTAGACAAATACATCGACCTCATAATCCCAAGAGGGTCAAATGATTTTGTAAGATTTGTACAGTCAAACACTAAAATTCCTGTCCTAGGCCATGCAGATGGAATATGTCACGCTTATGTCGATAAAAAATATAGTGAGGAGAAGGCTCTTGATGTATGTTTTGATGCAAAGGTGCAGTATCCTGCGGTATGTAATGCTATTGAAACATTGCTAGTGCACGAAAAATCAGCTAAGAAGTTTCTCCCAAAAATTGGAAAGATGTACAAAGAATCTAATGTAGAGATGAGATGCTGTGAGCAAAGCTATGAAATTCTAAAGGATTTAAAAGTGAAAAAGGCAAAGGAGAAGGACTGGGCAACTGAATATAACGATCTAATAATAGCAATAAAAATTGTGAAATCTTTAGAAGATGCAGTTTCCCATATTAATAAGTATGGCTCTCATCATACAGATACAATAATCACAGAGGACAAAAAGGCCAGTAAATATTTCTTGAACTTTGTGGATTCTTCTTCAGTGATGCTAAATGCTTCTACTAGATTTGCAGACGGATTTAGATATGGAAAAGGTGCAGAAATTGGGATAAGTACTGGAAAAATACATGCAAGAGGACCGACTGGTATGGAAGGAATGCTAATATACAAATATGTTTTATTAGGAAATGGTCACAAAGTTTCAGATTATGTTGGGGAAAACGCAAAAGTATACACCCATAAGAAAATTGATAAAAAATTTAATGAATCTTTAAAATGA
- the proB gene encoding glutamate 5-kinase, with product MANRKELFRNVKKIVVKIGTSSLTTKEGKFNKDFAREVARQVSILKSEGVDIILVSSGAIGTGCEILEFKERPKSIPLKQATAAVGQGILMHEWSEVFKEFGLKVAQILLTYDAFSDRKTYLNLRNSMAVLLELGVVPIINENDPICVHEIGETFGDNDTLSAMVSSKVEADLLILMTDIDGLYTKNPKKSKDAKKIPIIEEITPEIESFGGGAGEKGTGGMKTKLEAAKIAQKSGCYMIIASSEDKDLISRAVSGEDIGTLFIPTKKIEKNKIRWITLAKPKGKIFVDEGAKNALLDHKSLLPRGIVNVQGEFEAGDIVSIQTEKGIFAKGITNYTKKELEMIKGRNTEEIEPILGYKNYNEIIKSENIGIIKK from the coding sequence ATGGCTAACAGGAAAGAGCTTTTCAGGAATGTAAAAAAAATAGTTGTAAAAATTGGAACATCAAGCCTTACTACCAAAGAAGGAAAGTTTAACAAAGATTTTGCCAGAGAAGTTGCAAGACAAGTTTCAATATTAAAATCAGAAGGGGTAGATATAATCCTTGTTTCCTCAGGTGCTATTGGAACAGGCTGTGAAATATTAGAATTCAAAGAGCGCCCAAAATCAATACCGTTAAAGCAGGCAACTGCTGCTGTTGGCCAGGGCATTTTAATGCATGAGTGGAGCGAGGTCTTTAAAGAGTTTGGCCTTAAAGTTGCACAGATTCTTCTAACATATGATGCTTTTTCAGACAGAAAGACTTACCTTAATCTTAGAAACAGTATGGCTGTTCTTTTAGAACTAGGGGTAGTACCTATAATAAACGAAAATGATCCGATATGCGTACATGAGATTGGTGAAACTTTTGGGGACAATGATACCCTATCAGCTATGGTTTCAAGTAAGGTTGAAGCCGATTTATTAATACTAATGACCGATATAGACGGTCTTTATACTAAAAATCCTAAAAAATCAAAAGATGCTAAGAAAATACCTATTATTGAAGAGATTACCCCAGAAATAGAAAGTTTTGGGGGAGGGGCTGGAGAAAAGGGTACAGGTGGAATGAAAACTAAATTAGAAGCTGCTAAGATTGCACAAAAATCAGGATGTTACATGATTATAGCTTCAAGTGAAGATAAAGACTTAATTTCTAGAGCTGTGTCAGGAGAAGATATTGGAACCTTATTTATCCCTACAAAAAAAATAGAGAAGAACAAAATAAGGTGGATTACTCTTGCAAAACCTAAAGGTAAGATTTTTGTAGATGAAGGTGCAAAAAATGCTCTTTTAGATCACAAAAGCCTGCTGCCAAGAGGAATAGTTAATGTTCAAGGAGAATTTGAAGCAGGTGACATCGTTTCAATTCAGACTGAAAAAGGTATTTTTGCCAAAGGGATAACAAACTATACTAAAAAGGAACTTGAAATGATAAAGGGTCGAAATACTGAGGAGATAGAGCCCATTTTAGGATATAAAAATTATAATGAGATAATAAAGAGTGAAAATATAGGGATTATAAAAAAATAA